AAGGCTTGCCTGCCCGTGGATCGGGGCTTCAACACGCTCGCCGTAATGCATCTTGCGGGTCTCCTCGGCGAACTTGTCGCCGACCCACGTGCTGTTCTTGAGCGCTTCGGCCTGCACCTTGGCCAGCGCGGCAAGGGCCTGCTGCACCTGCGGCGGCATCGGCGTGTTGGCGACCTGGCGCGGCGCTTCGGGCGGGAGCACTTCGGCCCTTGCATTGCCCTTGGCCGGGACGGCGGGGGCCATTGGTGCCTTGCTCACCTCGGCCGAACCGCAGGACGGACAGGCCAGAAACCCGCGCGCGCGTTGATCCTCGTAATCGGCAGACGAGCCGAACCAGCCTTCGAAACGGTGGCCGTCGTGGCAGGAGAGGTCAAAAACGATCATGACAATTCAGGATGTGGCGATTTCGCGGCGGTTGGCAAGGGCCGGCACCTGCGCGCGGACTTCGGCAATCCGCTCCAGATTGATGTCGCAGAAGGCAAGGCCCGGTGCCTCCCCGCCCATGTCGAGCAAGACTTCGCCCCACGGGTCGACGACAAGGCTGTGGCCATAGGTCTCGCGCCCGTCCTCGTGCCGGCCCACCTGGGCGGCGGCGATGACAAAAGCGCTTGCCTCGATCGCGCGGGCGCGCAGCATCACGTGCCAATGTGCAGCGCCGGTGGGCTTGGTGAAAGCGGCGGGCACGGCGATCGCATCGCAGCGCCGGTTGCCGAGTTCACCGAACAAAGCGGGGAAGCGCAGGTCATAACAGATCGCGAGGCCAAGCCGCCCGACGGGAGTGCCTTCCTCCGTTACGACCTCGTCGCCCGGACGATAGGCCGCACTTTCGCGCCAACTCTCCCCCGTGGCGAGTTCAACGTCGAACATGTGAATCTTGTCATAGGTGGTGGGGCGCTCACCATTCGGCGGGAAAATCATCGAGCGGTTGGCGTTTTTGCCGCCCGGCACCGCCACCGCCATCGATCCGAGCGCAATCGTAAAGCCGCATTCCTCGGCGACATTGCCGAGCATCGCGACATAGTGCGATTCGTCCTGCGGAACGATATGCTCCGCCGCACGCGTCCGGTTGCGGTCGAGCAGCAGCGACATTTCGGGGGTGAAGAGCATCTCCGCCCCGCCCTCGCGCGCCGCATGGGCGGCATCGCGAATGCTATCGAAATTGCGGCCCGGGTCGATGCCCGAACACATCTGAAAGACCGCGATTCTGGGCATCAGCCTGCCAGCAATGCGTCAAGCTTGCCGGCAGCTTCCAGCGCGGCAAGATCATCCGATCCGCCCACGTGGGTCTCACCGATGAAAATTTGCGGGACGGTCATCGCAGTCGGCGCGCGGGCGAGCATTTCGTCGCGCTTGGGCCCGCCCATGGTGATGTCGTGCTCAGTGAACGTCGCACCCTTTTCCTTGAGCAGGCGCTTGGCGCGCACGCAGAAGGGGCAGGCGAACTTGGTGTAGATGTCGATCTGCGGCGCGGCCATCATGTCCCTCTTGAAAGCTTCGATGAGCAAACCAGATAAGCGGTGTCGCCGCGTTTCGCCAGTCTCGGGAAACGGTAACGGCGGCAAGGCGGGTGCTGCATCCGGCAGGCCCGCAGATGGACCAAATTGCTCAGACAAGAGGATTTGCGATTATGTCACGTTTCGATTTCACGCCCTACCGCCGCAGCACCGTTGGCTTTGACCGCCTGTTCGACCTTCTCGAAAACCAGGCGCGGCTCAATGCGGGCGACAATTACCCCCCTTTCAACATCTCCCGCCGGGGCGAAGACAATTACCGGATCACGCTGGCCGTGGCCGGTTTCCGCCCGCAGGATATCGACATCACCGCGCAGCAGAACCTGCTCACCGTGCAGGGAAAGAAGCGCGAAGATCTGGATGACGGGTCGGAGCTGATCCACGTCGGCATCGCCAACCGCGGCTTCGAACGCCGCTTCGAATTGGCCGATTTCGTCCGGGTGGAACGGGCCGATCTGGCCGATGGCCTGCTGATCATCGATCTGGTGCGCGAAGTGCCCGACGCGATGAAGCCGCGCAAGATTGCTGTTGGCGGCACCGCAACCCTGACCGCCGTGCCCTCCCCCGAAGCCGAGGGTGACGATACCGCCAGCGCGGCCTGAAATGGCCCAGTTGCAATGATGGAATGAAAAGGGGGCGGATCTCGCGATCCGCCCCCGCGACTTGCGTCGCCCTGTCTGGTCCTATCCGTCCGGGTCGCAGAAGACGGACAAATCCAGACAAGCTCGTTTCAAAGGTAGCCCATCAGCCGAATTTGCGAGTCGTTGCTACTATTTAAAGCAACAATCCGAAAGACCTATCAGCCCGGCACCAAGAAAACTGTGAAAACCGGCCCTGCGTCTAATGCGGAACCCCGATAGCGCGCAAGGCCTAACTTACAGCCTTGTAAGGATACGACACACAAACGCGAGGTTGTGAAAAATGCATCGCGGCAGCCCGGTCGGTATTGGTGCAATTGTCCATCGCACCTGCGCAGTCCAGCCACTCGCCAGCAGCATGTTCCTGGCAAAATGCCAATCTGCGCCGATCAGACGAGCCGCGATTGCTCCAGCGCAGCCGC
This DNA window, taken from Porphyrobacter sp. ULC335, encodes the following:
- a CDS encoding DUF1178 family protein, with translation MIVFDLSCHDGHRFEGWFGSSADYEDQRARGFLACPSCGSAEVSKAPMAPAVPAKGNARAEVLPPEAPRQVANTPMPPQVQQALAALAKVQAEALKNSTWVGDKFAEETRKMHYGERVEAPIHGQASLAEAKALIEEGVPVAPLPFPVAPPDKLN
- the grxC gene encoding glutaredoxin 3 is translated as MAAPQIDIYTKFACPFCVRAKRLLKEKGATFTEHDITMGGPKRDEMLARAPTAMTVPQIFIGETHVGGSDDLAALEAAGKLDALLAG
- a CDS encoding Hsp20 family protein gives rise to the protein MSRFDFTPYRRSTVGFDRLFDLLENQARLNAGDNYPPFNISRRGEDNYRITLAVAGFRPQDIDITAQQNLLTVQGKKREDLDDGSELIHVGIANRGFERRFELADFVRVERADLADGLLIIDLVREVPDAMKPRKIAVGGTATLTAVPSPEAEGDDTASAA
- a CDS encoding carbon-nitrogen hydrolase family protein: MPRIAVFQMCSGIDPGRNFDSIRDAAHAAREGGAEMLFTPEMSLLLDRNRTRAAEHIVPQDESHYVAMLGNVAEECGFTIALGSMAVAVPGGKNANRSMIFPPNGERPTTYDKIHMFDVELATGESWRESAAYRPGDEVVTEEGTPVGRLGLAICYDLRFPALFGELGNRRCDAIAVPAAFTKPTGAAHWHVMLRARAIEASAFVIAAAQVGRHEDGRETYGHSLVVDPWGEVLLDMGGEAPGLAFCDINLERIAEVRAQVPALANRREIATS